The following are encoded together in the Sphingomonas insulae genome:
- the gnd gene encoding phosphogluconate dehydrogenase (NAD(+)-dependent, decarboxylating), with translation MKIGMIGLGRMGGNMARRLMTGGHEIVAYDRDEEAVRKLADDGAIAATSLDDVREKLGEGAIWWIMLPAGAITEQTIEAIAAKAAKGDVVIDGGNSFYKDDIRRAKALAEQGIDYVDVGTSGGVWGRERGYCMMIGGREEVLTRLDPIFETLAPGMGDITRTPYDRPDGEDWRAEKGFIHAGPPGAGHFVKMVHNGIEYGLMQAYAEGFDILKSKASDKLPEDERFDLNLTDIAEVWRRGSVISSWLLDLSAIALAKDEMLVQFSGSVADSGEGQWTIDAAMEEKVPANVLTAALFARYRSRIEHTFGDKLLSAMRYGFGGHVEMPQ, from the coding sequence ATGAAGATCGGAATGATCGGCCTTGGCCGCATGGGCGGGAACATGGCGCGCCGGCTGATGACGGGCGGACATGAGATCGTTGCCTATGACCGCGATGAGGAGGCTGTCCGCAAGCTTGCCGACGATGGCGCGATCGCAGCCACCTCGCTGGACGATGTGCGCGAAAAGCTGGGCGAGGGCGCGATCTGGTGGATCATGCTGCCCGCCGGCGCGATCACCGAACAGACGATCGAGGCGATCGCCGCCAAGGCCGCGAAGGGCGACGTCGTGATCGACGGCGGCAACAGCTTCTACAAGGACGACATCCGACGCGCCAAGGCGTTGGCGGAACAGGGCATCGACTATGTCGACGTCGGCACGTCGGGCGGCGTCTGGGGACGCGAGCGCGGCTATTGCATGATGATTGGCGGGCGCGAGGAGGTGCTGACCCGGCTCGACCCGATCTTCGAAACGCTGGCGCCCGGCATGGGCGACATCACGCGCACGCCGTACGACCGCCCCGATGGCGAGGACTGGCGCGCCGAAAAGGGCTTCATCCACGCAGGTCCCCCGGGCGCCGGCCATTTCGTCAAGATGGTGCATAACGGCATCGAATACGGCCTGATGCAGGCCTATGCCGAGGGTTTCGACATCCTGAAGTCGAAGGCGAGCGACAAGCTGCCCGAGGACGAACGCTTCGACCTCAACCTGACCGACATCGCCGAAGTGTGGCGGCGCGGCAGCGTGATATCGTCGTGGTTGCTCGATCTCTCGGCGATCGCCCTGGCGAAGGACGAGATGCTCGTCCAGTTCAGCGGCAGCGTCGCCGATTCGGGCGAGGGGCAATGGACGATCGATGCGGCGATGGAGGAAAAGGTCCCGGCCAACGTCCTCACCGCGGCGCTGTTCGCGCGCTATCGCAGCCGGATCGAACACACCTTCGGCGACAAGCTGTTGTCCGCCATGCGCTACGGCTTCGGCGGACATGTCGAGATGCCGCAGTGA